Genomic DNA from Streptomyces venezuelae:
GTCGGCAACGGCGAGTGCCTGGTCGACATGCAGAACGACACGAGCGCGGTCACGTGGAAGTGCGACGACCGCAAGAGCATGGGCTGGACGATCTCCGACTGGCCGGAGTGACCCCGGCCGGCCGGAGACCGTCATCGGTCAGCGTTGCCAGGGCAGGGACGTACCCGGTTCCAGGCGGCCCATCTTGCGGTACTCGCGGCGGGCGCCGGCCCTGACGTCCGCGCCGGACACCGGGCCGCCGTGGCCCGCCGCCTGATACGCGGCGGTCACGGCGGCCGACCGGATCGCGCCGCCCGACAGCTCGAACTCCTTCGCGCAGGCGGCGAGTTCCTCGTCCAGGTCGTCGGCGCAGGGCGTCCCCGTCAGGCACGTGCGCCACAGGGCGAGCCGCTGCTCGACGTCCGGGAACGGGAAGTCGACCACCAGGTCGAGGCGGCGCGTGAACGCGTCGTCGATGTTGGCCCGCAGGTTCGTGGTCAGCACCGCGATCCCGTCGAACGCCTCCAGGCGCTGCAGCAGGTACGCGCTCTCCAGGTTGGCGTACCGGTCGTGCGAGCTCTTGACCTCCGAGCGCTTGCCGAAGACCGCGTCGGCCTCGTCGAAGAGCAGCACCGCGTCCGTGCGGTCGGCCTCCACGAAGATCCGCTCCAGGTTCTTCTCCGTCTCGCCGATGTACTTGTCGACGACCGCCGACAGGTCCACCACGTACAGGTCCAGGCCGAGCTCACCGGCCACGACCTCCGCCGACAGCGTCTTGCCGGTGCCGGAGTCCCCGGCGAACAGCGCGATGACACCGCGTCCGCGCCCGCCGCCCGTGCGCAGCCGCCACTCGCCGAGCACCTTGTCGCGGTGCCGGGCGCGCAGCGTCAGCTCGCCGAGCATCGCGAGAGGCTCGTCGGGGAGCACGAGGTCCGCGAAGCCGACCTCGGGCCTGATCCGCCGGGCGTGCTTGTCGAGCAGCGGCGCGGACTGGAGCCGGGCACTGCGCTGCAGATGCGCCACGGTGGGCGCGGTCCCGTCGAACGCGGCCAGCTCGGCGGCGTCCCGGGCCGCGCGCCGGATCTGCGTCCCGCTGAGCCGGTACGGGGCCACGGCCTCGCCGAGGTCGAAGTCCGGCTCGTACGCGGGGGAGTGCCGCGCGAGTTCGGTCTGCCACGTACCGGCCGTGTCGACGGAGTCCTGCGGCGCGTCGAGGACGAGCAGCCCGGCGTCGGGCGCCCACCCCGGGTCGTACGGCTCGCTCCCGAAGAACACGACCGGCACGTCGGCGGAGACCAAGGACCGCATCAGGGGCCCGGGTGCGTCGGGCAGCGGCCCCACGAGGAGCGCGGCACGCCGCAGCCGCGCCTCACGGACCAGCGCGACCGCCGCGGCCTCACCCTCACCCGCCGTGCCCGTCGGCCGGTACCGCAGCACGGGCAGCCCGGCCGCCCGCAGCGCGTCGGCCACCGGCTCGGCGGCGGTGCCCTCCCTGCGCTCGCGCAGATGCACGCGCAGCGCCCGCCCGGCGGCGAGGGCGGCGAGGCGGACGGCGAGGGGGTGTGAGGACCCGGCATCCCTGGCGCCCCCGGCGTCTCCAGCCGACTCGACGTCCAGCAACTCCACGTCGTGGTCGACGAGTTCCGGGTCGAGCGCGTCGTCCCCGAGCAGCTGCGCCACCACCCGCTCCGGCACCCGCAGCGCCCGCCCCGGCAGTGGCCGCTCCTCGTCCTCCACGACGATCAGGCCCCCGGCACGCAGCGGTGACCGGGGGTGGAAGCGGCGCCGGGCGAGCGGATCGTGCGGTCCGGTGCCGGAGAGGTCGAGTGCCAGCGTGACGGTGGCGCGGCGGCGCCCGACGTCGTCGTTGAGGTAGCCGTACAGCGGCTCGAAGCGGCGGTCGACGTCGGGGGCGAGAGCGGCGAGCAGGATGTGCCGGTCGAGCGCGCTGAGCCCGAACTCCCGGGCCAGCGAGTCGAGCGGGTCAGGACTCTCGCCCGGATCCCCGTCCTCCGCGCCGGCGCCGTCGGTGCCACCGGGAACTGCCGTCGCGGCGGGCAGGGGAGTGGTGGCGAGCCGAAAGGCCGTCTCGGGCGTCACGTACATCCCGCGGAGCGGATCCGCGGCCGTGGGGTCGTCGGCGGAGCGCCGCTCGACCAGCTCGGCCACGCGTCCGCGCAACGCCTCGAGCCGCGCGACCATGGCGTTCTGCGCGCCGGTGTCGAGCGCGCTCACGTGTCCGCCCCCGCCCCGTCGCCGTCGCGCCGTTTCCGTGTCATCCGGGGCCGGGAGTCGCCCGGCTCCCCGTCGAGGCCGCGGACCGCCACGACCGCGCCCTCGGTGACCGGCGGTGCCACGTCGTACGTGGGCGAGACCGGGAACGGCACGGTGATCACGACATCGAGGGACGGCTTGAGCTCACCGCCGAGCGCCGACCAGATGTCGGCGATGGACCGTGCCTCGGGCGGCGGTACGGCGACGGACAGCGGCAGCGTGGCGCCGAGCGCGGCGAGCGCGTCCGGCAGCCGGTCCGGGGGCAGCAGTTCGTGGGCGAGGAGCGTGCCGAGGGCCGCGGAGAGCAGCCGGTGCTCGTCCTCGGGGCGGTTGGTCCAGGCGGTGAGCAGGTAGGAGAGCCGGAACCAGCGGGGCGGCTGCCGCCTGCGCAGCACGACGCCGTCCGGCCCCCGCTCGGCGTAGGCGCCGCGTTCGCGGCGGGCGACGTCCTCGCGGATGTCGTACAGGTAGGAGTTGAGGGTGGGTGCGTTGCGCCGCGCCGCCCAGTCGCGGGTCGGCGCCTCGAAGACGACCTCGCCGGTCCCCTCCGGAAGCGCCTCCCGCAACAGCGCGCGCAGCGCCTCGTCGACTTCGTGGATCACGGCCGCGCCCCCCGTATGTGGTCAAGGGTCGTGGCCGGTCGCCGCATCGGCTGTCGCCGCATCAGATGTACCCTTCCCGCAGCGCGTACGCGACGGCATGCGCGCGGTTCTGCAGCTGCAGGCGCGTCATCAGCGCGTGCAGAACGTTCTTGACGGTGCGTTCGGAGTAGGCGAGCTTCTCCGATATCTGCTTGGTGTCGAGCCCCTCCGCGATCAGCCGTACCACGTCGACCTCGCGGGGCGCCATGCCCAGCGTCGGCACGAGGGCGCCGGCGGCGGACGGGGTGCCGTCGAGCGCGGAGAGCCGGAGGCGGCCCAGCTGGGTCATGAGCCGGTTGATGAGGTCGGGCGGCAGCTCGCCCTCGCCGCGCGCCGCGCTGTGCACGGCCCGCAGCAGTTTCTGCGGGGTGGCCTGGTGGCGCCAGAGGATGGCCCGCACGCCGTACTCGACGACCGCGAGCAGTTCGGGCTCACGCAGCTCGCTGGCGATGAGGACGACGCGCTGTTCCGTGGACCGGGCGAGGCGGCGCAGCTCGCTGCCCGCCGGGTCGTCGAGCCGGTCGACGAGCATGACGGCGACGCGTTCCTGCGCGGTGGCCGTCGACGTACCGGGTGGCGCGGGGGCGGAGCCGTCTCCGGCCCGGTCCACCAGCTCCACGGTGGGCTCGTGCCGCAGATGGCTGATGACCCCGGCCCTGCTGAGGGGGTCGGTGGCGTGCACGGCCACCGAGATACGTGTATCCGACACTGAAATTCCCTGTCTTCCCCCGAATAGCGACGGGCACAGGGTGGCCGAAAGCAATCAACAAATGATTGCCGTTGAATCAACGCGGTTGTTCACACGTACGTGAGTGAACACTGCGCGACTGGGGACTTGGTGTGCAGGGCCGGTGCGGCAGCGTTCCCCCGGGGGACTGTTCCGGCCCAGGTTTCCCTGGTTCGGCCATGAGCCGGGGAAGCCGCGCCCGGGTACGGGGCCCTGTACAGGGACATCACGACTCCGCGGCGAACTGCCCCTGCGTGCAGATCCGGTCCGCGACGTCGCGCAGCTTGACGTTCCTCTCCTGCGAGTAGCGCCGCAGCACGTCGAAGGCCTCCTCCTCCGTGAGGCGGTGCCTGCCCATCAGGATGCCCATCGCCTCGCCGATGGTGTGCCGGGTGGAAAGGGCCCGCTCCATCTGGGCGTGCGTACGGGCGCTGGAGAAGGCGACCGCCGCGTGCGAGGCGAGGAGCACGCCGGCCGTCTCGTCGTCCTCGGTG
This window encodes:
- a CDS encoding response regulator transcription factor, giving the protein MSDTRISVAVHATDPLSRAGVISHLRHEPTVELVDRAGDGSAPAPPGTSTATAQERVAVMLVDRLDDPAGSELRRLARSTEQRVVLIASELREPELLAVVEYGVRAILWRHQATPQKLLRAVHSAARGEGELPPDLINRLMTQLGRLRLSALDGTPSAAGALVPTLGMAPREVDVVRLIAEGLDTKQISEKLAYSERTVKNVLHALMTRLQLQNRAHAVAYALREGYI
- a CDS encoding DUF4255 domain-containing protein, which translates into the protein MIHEVDEALRALLREALPEGTGEVVFEAPTRDWAARRNAPTLNSYLYDIREDVARRERGAYAERGPDGVVLRRRQPPRWFRLSYLLTAWTNRPEDEHRLLSAALGTLLAHELLPPDRLPDALAALGATLPLSVAVPPPEARSIADIWSALGGELKPSLDVVITVPFPVSPTYDVAPPVTEGAVVAVRGLDGEPGDSRPRMTRKRRDGDGAGADT
- a CDS encoding ATP-binding protein, with product MVARLEALRGRVAELVERRSADDPTAADPLRGMYVTPETAFRLATTPLPAATAVPGGTDGAGAEDGDPGESPDPLDSLAREFGLSALDRHILLAALAPDVDRRFEPLYGYLNDDVGRRRATVTLALDLSGTGPHDPLARRRFHPRSPLRAGGLIVVEDEERPLPGRALRVPERVVAQLLGDDALDPELVDHDVELLDVESAGDAGGARDAGSSHPLAVRLAALAAGRALRVHLRERREGTAAEPVADALRAAGLPVLRYRPTGTAGEGEAAAVALVREARLRRAALLVGPLPDAPGPLMRSLVSADVPVVFFGSEPYDPGWAPDAGLLVLDAPQDSVDTAGTWQTELARHSPAYEPDFDLGEAVAPYRLSGTQIRRAARDAAELAAFDGTAPTVAHLQRSARLQSAPLLDKHARRIRPEVGFADLVLPDEPLAMLGELTLRARHRDKVLGEWRLRTGGGRGRGVIALFAGDSGTGKTLSAEVVAGELGLDLYVVDLSAVVDKYIGETEKNLERIFVEADRTDAVLLFDEADAVFGKRSEVKSSHDRYANLESAYLLQRLEAFDGIAVLTTNLRANIDDAFTRRLDLVVDFPFPDVEQRLALWRTCLTGTPCADDLDEELAACAKEFELSGGAIRSAAVTAAYQAAGHGGPVSGADVRAGARREYRKMGRLEPGTSLPWQR